In Carassius auratus strain Wakin chromosome 20, ASM336829v1, whole genome shotgun sequence, the genomic stretch CATTCAAACCAATATTAcgatatatgtgcatatatgaagCCTAAATGCagtttatatgcacatatatgctgtatgtatacagcatatatacacatatattttaatatatatactgtatgctgcatatatgcatatatatgtcaAATAATGGCGTCAGACAGAGCAAGAAGTAccagtcaggtaagaaaatctaaagttttccTTGTGTAAAATCAAATTCTTTAATTTCTCGTTTAGTTTCTGTTTTgaggtgcttttgttttgcattctAGTATTGTGTAATCGTTTTTTTGCACCATTAATAGATTATATTGACTTTAGTACATATATACTAGGGTTAAAACAATTAGTCAACATTATCAACAAAGtcgaaaataaaacaaattgtctaaaaatgtttttgagtagTGGTTTGATCTTGTATCTACCTAATGTGAGAGCGTGCACTAATGCGGTTTGACCAGCGTGGCTCTGTAGTGCAAGACTGTATTATTACAGCTCTCCTGATTCAGTTTAAAAGAAGAAGACAACGCTTCAGTTAACCAGAGAACCTGAGGCTGCTGAGCGGCGTTTGgaagaatatgtaaatatatactgcgtgccttcctctcaataactgtataaacacaacaaaaatttaGCAATTTAAAAGCAGCACTTAAGAACTCATTTGATTacagcgatgtggatgtttgAACGAACTCTGAAGTTCAGCACTCCAGTAAAGAAAGGTCCACCCACATTGAAAATTGGCTGTTTTCCTATATTACATGTACatatgtgcatatatgtgcatatatgtacatatatgtacatataatattgGAAACCGGGCAATtttatatgtcacatatattaaaaacctatatcaaaatctaaataaaaatatataccgtatttttcggactataaatcacacctgagtataagtcgcatcagtccaaaaatacgtcatgatgaggaaaaaaacatatataactcgcactggactataagtcacatttatttacaaccaagagaaaacattaccatatacagccgtgagagggtgctctatgttttcagtgtagactacaggagcactgagaaacatagagcgccctctcgcggctgtagacggtaatgttttctcttggtttatttctctcggttcatttctcttgattcatgtcaaattaattttgctaaataagtcacacctgactataagtcgcaggaccagccaaactatgaaaaaaagtgcgacttatagtccggaaaatacggaaTGTTTATATGGGTTCTTGATGATGTCGTTTTATCACACTGTTCACAAACAATAAAGGCCAGTGGTGCCTCATTCACTACTCTTTTGAGCACTTAATATGTTTTGGACAATGACAGCTCACCTGAGGTGTGTTGCTAGGAATATACTGTACTGAAGCAGAAGAACATGTCCTGACTCAAATATCTCCACTGTACACCATGAAAGCACTgttagaaaaatgaaaacatgcGTAGTATAATCTTCTGAAGCAACACATATGGTAACAACATCGGAGAGCTGAAGAATATTTTCAGTGAATGATAACTGAAAATTCAGTATGATTATATGAAATGGAATGTAGTTCACAAgctatgtttatttaatttttattttccaatTTGTTATCATTCATATCATCTCATATAACACTGGCTGCTGTGTCAGCAGTACCACAAGAATACGTTGTAGTATAcaactgacatggaagagaagaaatttttaaataaagttattttttgttttccttgtgcacaaaaagtatttttgtagcttcataacattgcAGATGAACCACTtatatcacatggactatttaaatgttactacctttctgggccttaaatgtggtagttgcattgctgtctgcagggtcagaaagctctcggatttcatcaaaaatatcttgtgttctgaagatgaacaaaggtcttcacatatggaatgacatgagggtgaggaattaattgcatcattttcatatttaggtAAACTATCGCTTCAATGTCTTTCCTACTTTGAAACATAATGGTTACTTTTCTGAAATGAGAtcattttataatgtacaaatttTGATTTCAGTCTGTTATTGGCCTCATTAATCAAGCCACCAATAACACTGACAAAACAAGCccacaaattattataaaaacacatacaggcacttcatatttaatgtaactttgaGCTGAGTTTAGGTTGCATTTGCACAGTTTTGACCAGCAACTTAATCATTTGTAAAGCAATTGGTCTGACTAATTCAGAGTAAGGGTAGTATGCTATGTTTTTCTGAATTAGGCCTTGGTTAGAAGTCTGTTTTCTGCTGctattgaaatatttgaaatgttttcccAGTTACTATAATCCTCACAGCCTTTCTGAACTGATTTAAGGTGGAATTGACATCAATCAGCATTGGGGGTGTTGTGTAGCCAATAAAAGGATTCATGATGTTACAGAGGAAAAAAGGAGTCCAGCAAACCAAGAAAACTCCAACCATGATAGCAATCGTTATCGTAGCTTTCTGTGTCTGTTATTGCACACCTTCTGGTGGATCAACTCTTCTCACCTGCCTCAGCTGAAGACTTATAGATCTCACTTGGTTTTGGGGCGACCATTTAGAGAATAGAATAGATGCCAATAATGATAAGGCCAGGAATGTAGAAGATAGAGATCATTAACAGCACCATTGGAAAACCAAAGTGATAATGATACGTTAATGGTCTGCACTCGGCACAACAGCGTTCAGCAGACACGCTGACAAGGTGGAAAATTTAAGTGTAATGTAAATGGAAGTGTGTAAATTACATAAGAAATGTCCATTCCAACAGCCTTGCATGGAACAGATTGCGCTCAACGGCATGACAAACAGCCTGAAGAGAAAGTCACACATGGCGAGAGACAAAATCAGCtggtttgtctgtgtgtgcagtTGCTTGAAATGTCCAATCAAGATGTTGACCAGTAAATTCCCAATGATGGTCACAATGGTTGTCAACATCATGGCGATGAGCATCGGATTGGGGACACCGTACGGCCGTATATCCTCCCCACAGGATCCATTGAAAGCTTCGTAACAGAGATACATTTTAGTACTTAATAGTCCATTAACCTCAATCGGATGATGACGCTGTAGCAGATACTCGTAAAAACAAATCGCCCTTTGAAAAATGATAGCTGCTGGTTGTATTTCTGCTTACTTTGTACCATCTAATTGTAAAACAGCTATAAATAAAGCTGCAGTTTAAATTAAGCAGCATTCCATAAAAACAGACTTCTTCCCAAGAGGGAAATTAATTTTCCAAAATGTTCCATTTAAGGAATTCCAGTGGAGGAAGCTACTATAAATATTAGTCTCTCAAAACAACAATTTTTCTCATAATAGAAATGCTCCCTTCCTACAGAAAGCTGTGGTCTGTCCCCGTTCTGCCAGCAAATGAAACCACTATTAATTTATTCCACCAGCTTTAAATACAGTTGAAGGGACAAAGTCCAATCAATCTGTCCATATATGTATCCATGAGTCATTAAGAACAGCAGCCTTGACTTTGCCATCGACAACTAGAGCAAATAGCTGTACATTAAGAAATCAATACAGAAGCTCCATTCCTGTTTCCATTCCTGCAtatcttttaaaattaaacaacattctgatgaaaaattatgattttgcTGCAATCTAacttatttctaaatatatttgcaaCATTCTACTTGAAGAACATCATGCCGCTGCAGAGAATTATGGGAAATGCAGTACAAATGTCACCACATGCCAGCAAAATTAGTTCAGTTTTTAATCTGTCCTTTGTGGCTATTcttcattaaacaataataattagcTTCATGATTCTCCATTTGACATACCCTCAACtcaaggcctatatatatatatatatatatatatatatatatatatatatatatatatatatatatatatatatatgcttttaagaGCCTTTCACAAATCAGAAATCATTGGCAAAGCATcaactataatataatacaaaatatctcTCAGTGTTGCTTGGAAGAAAACTTGTCAAttgccagcaatgaaaaaatacagtatttacattATCTACAATTTGTGTCTAACATGACAACCAAACCAGCCAAAATGACTACTAGATACACATAGGGTTTACCCTTTAAACATCTTGGGACATGAAAGCCAATCAAGATTTCCTTGTAATCACATGATAACAAGAGGCCCTTTTTTTATTGGCTCAGGAAAATACACTCTCTGTGTGAAAGTATTCAAAAGGCTACAAAATACAAATGCTCAAACATCTTCTGAGGACACAGGAAGACTTACTGCggtaagattaaaaaaacaaaccaactaCGACACTCGCTTAACAAATACTAACCTCATTATAAAAGTAAGATGCTGTagatgttaaatatattaaatatgagatatgtactgaaaatatgtaaatacGTGTCTCAGTGGGTCTTCAGTATTAtctttataatattttgattttccAACTAAAATATATGGGGAAAGGGCTAATCAAGGCATTTTTCTTATTCTAGGTATTAAAGTGCCTGTGCGATGAATCTGAGTCAACCATGGATAGCAAAGTCTTTCGGCCTCTGTTTCGCATCCCTGAACAACTCATGCATAAAGACAGTCTATTCTCCTGTTTTACGTGCTCCTCTCTACCTGCTCTTTACTATAACCATCATACTGATAGTGTTTGGTAACCTGTGGGTCATCTGCACCATCATCTCTTTCCAGCAGCTCCACACACCCACCAACTACCTGATTGTCTCAATGGCTGTATCCGACCTGCTCCTGGGTAGTTTTGTTATGCCTCCGAGGATGATACATTCTTTGGAGACATGCTGGTACTTTGGAGACTTTTTCTGCAAGTTTCACTCTGGCACTGATTTTATGCTGTGTAATGCATCTGTTTTGCACCTCACGTTCATTTCAATTGAACGATACTATGCAGTCTGTCAACCACTCCAATATCACAGCAGAATGACCACACGTGTAAGTGTATTCATGATCCTGGTCAGCTGGTGCTTCTCTGCCTTTTTCGGCTTTGGCATCATATTCTCAGAGTTGaaaattgaaagaaaaagaaCAGAGGAGCTGCATTTTGCTTGCAAGGGAGGGTGTTTAGCATTGCATGGAAGAGAAATCGGAGTGACATATTCAATTGTGTTTTACTTCCTCCCTATGTTTATAATTGTGAGCATTTACAGCAGGATTTTTGTTATAGCACTGAGACATGTTCGTGTTATTAATAACTACTCCACATGCTCATCATCAGTTAGTAAAAAGGATATGAAAGCCACTAAGACACTTGCTATTGTCATTGGAGTTTTTATGTCTTGCTGGACACCTTACTTTATGTGTAACATCATAGATCCTATTGTTAACCATACAATACCAGCACTGTTATATGAGGTGCTAATGTGGGTGGCTTATTTAAATGCACTATTTAACCCCTTGATTTATGCTTTCTTTCACAGCTGGTTCAGAGAAAAATCTAAACTTTTATATGAAAAACTATATAGATTGTGCTAACAGGCTTATTATAAAAgtgtcatttaattaaaaaaacaaaaatttattcGAAATGTCAAACATTTTATCTTCCATAAAAATGCCACATTTAATGTTTCAGTAGGTACTGTGAGAAAAATCCATGTCATATTCATTGTATGTCAAGCTTGTTCATAAAGTTTAGAACCACAATATAGTCataataattcatatgaattataataaactataatacatttatatcatatttagaaCATGTATACACTATATTCactgttataaaatgtgtttccatttctgtaatgtttaataattgttgTGTGCTTTAATGATATAAAGTTCCCACTGCCTTTCTTCCTGCACATAAAGAATATAAGGAATTTAATACTTCTTGAGCATCAAACCTGTGTCATTAATGATTTGTGGCAAGCAAATCagacatacataaaataaaacattctgtgttttttttattcctcGAAGATCAATAAAGGCCTTTTGATTTCCTCCCACTCCTATCCAATCATTCATTATGTTGGCTATAAACCCATTTGTGGTATGTATGAGGcactttttcttacattttctttGATATCAGAGAAATTATATTACTATCATGAATAATATTCGTAATGCAAACATCACAATATTACTTTAAAGTTAAGAATTATCTTATAAATCAACATAAACTGACATAAACCGCCCTTACAATATTGCTGAGATgtctttcactgttatgctgatgatactcagctctacagtatatttctttgcggcctggtgaaacacaccaatttgaaaagctaatggaatgcatagtcgatataaaaaacagatgaagagtaatttcttactgctaaattctaaaacaaaagtgttaattataggacctaaaaactctgcttgtaataacctagaacactgtctaagacttgatggctgctctgtcaattcttcgtcatcagttaggaacccaggtgtgctatttgatagcaatctttccttagaaagacacatttctagcatttgtaaaactgcatttttccatctaaaaaatatatctaaatcacagcctatgctctcaatgtcaaatgcagaaatgttaatccatgcatttatgaactCAAAGTTGGGTggttattgggtggttgttctgcacacttagaatacaaactacagctagtccaaaatgcagcagcaagagtttctactagaaccaggaagtatgaccatattagatcggtcctgtcatcgctgcactggctccccaTCAAAcactgtatagattttaaaatattgcttattacttataaggccctgaatggtttagcacctcagtatttgaatgagctcttgttacattataattttCCACATCCACTGCGTTcttaaaactcaggcaatttgataatacctagaatatcacaatcaactgcgggcggcagatccttttcctatttgctgCCTAAACTCtgtaataacctacctaacattgtttgggaggcagacacactcttgaagttaaaatctagattaaagacccatttctttaacctggcttacacataacacactaatatgcttctaatatcaaaatccgttaaaatgatttttaggctgcattaattaggtaaaccggaaccgggaacacttcccataacacccgatgtacttgctacatcattagaagaatggcatctacgctaattttagtctgtttctctcttatttccGAGGTcatcgtagccaccagatccagtctgtatccagatcagagggtcactgcagtcacccggatccagtacatatccagaccaaatggtggatcagcacctagaaaggacctctacagccctgaagaCAGTGGAGATCAGGACAATTACAgctccagatacagatcccctgtaaagaccttgtcccAAACAActaccgggacaagaccacaaaaaaaaactgatgattCTGACTGCAGCCGGCTGCAGCCTGCatttgaactgctggtttcgtttggtcagaggagaactggccccccaactgagcctggtttctcccaaggtttttttttccattctgtcaccgatggagtgacagacttgattgcaaatgattgcacagacactatttaactgaacagagatgacatcactgaattcaatgatgaactgcctttaactatcattttgcattattgacacactgttttcctaatgaatgttgttcagttgctttgacgcaatgtattttgtttaaagcgctatataaataaagttggcTTGACTTGATATAATCTGATATGAAAAACTGGGGGTAACCCAACCGTATCTACAATTTGGCTATTGTAAATTCAGAATCATATAACACCAAATGATTTCTAATATCAAAAGTACTGTTTAATATGCTagaacaattaatttaatatagtatttattaatctttattgatgttatttgataaaaatacgtAAAGTTACTGTAACTCTCTCACTGTACGTAAAGAATAAAGTTTGTCCTCATAAAATCGCAACTGGCTTCCCAGGTAAACTAGTCAAGGACGAGCACAAGAGTGACTTGTTGTCCTGCGATTGCCCCCAAAAATATGTCAatcaataaaaacatatttatgtgCCTAATCTTTATATGGACACAAGAATGGAGTTACAGTATCTCTATATCAAAATTCATTTAAGAGATAAGGAAGGACTGCAGACTacagttaaagagttggattcccatgctaaacatggacaaagttcaaaaattaagttgtacgtttaaaggagtatttttgttcccaaaatactccttccggtttgtcgcaagtttcggaaagtttttttcgagtatggctctgtgtgacgttagatggagcggaatttccttatatgggtcctaagggcacgtctgccggaagagtgcgcgctcctgtatagtagagcagagagaggctgtgcacagacaatcactgatcagagcgagagcgtcgcgaaatgtcacaaaagaagtgtgtttttggttgccagggcaagacaaccctgcacagattaccaaaaaaaacagcattaagggaccagtggatggagtttatttttacagagcatcaacggagttgtgcaagtgtttgtgtttgttacctgcatttcgaagatgcttgttttacaaacaagccccagtttgacgacggatttgcgtatcgtttatttcttaaggataatgcaattccaacgaaaaagggtcacgatcgtgtgttggaactgcaggcggtgag encodes the following:
- the taar11 gene encoding trace amine-associated receptor 11 yields the protein MNLSQPWIAKSFGLCFASLNNSCIKTVYSPVLRAPLYLLFTITIILIVFGNLWVICTIISFQQLHTPTNYLIVSMAVSDLLLGSFVMPPRMIHSLETCWYFGDFFCKFHSGTDFMLCNASVLHLTFISIERYYAVCQPLQYHSRMTTRVSVFMILVSWCFSAFFGFGIIFSELKIERKRTEELHFACKGGCLALHGREIGVTYSIVFYFLPMFIIVSIYSRIFVIALRHVRVINNYSTCSSSVSKKDMKATKTLAIVIGVFMSCWTPYFMCNIIDPIVNHTIPALLYEVLMWVAYLNALFNPLIYAFFHSWFREKSKLLYEKLYRLC